The genomic segment CTCTCCCGGTTGGGTCATCAGATTGCAGATGTAGAGCCTCGGGGCGCGACTGGCCTGGATGGCTGACACAAGCTCTGGAACCAGAAGGTTGGGCAGCAGGGAGGTGTACAGACTGCCCGGCCCGAGCAGGATCAGATCGGCATTGGCGATGGCTTCGAGAGCTCTCGGAAGGGCTGGTGGACGCTCCGGCAGGCAGCCAAGGCGCACGATCGGGCTCGGGGCCTTGCCGATATTGCTTTCGCCCTCGATGCGATCTCCGTTTTCCAGTTCCGCCCAGAGGCGCACATCAACGTTGGTGGCGGGAACAACCTGGCCTTGAACCGCCAGCACTCGACTGGAGGCAGTAATGGCCGTTTCCAGGTTGCCGGTGATCGCCGTCAGGGCGGAGAGGAACAGGTTTCCAAAGCTGTGTCCCTCGAGACCACTGCCAGCGGAGAAGCGGTACTGAAACAGGCGCGTCAGCAGGGGTTCTTCCGTCGAAAGAGCGGCGAGGCAGTTGCGGATGTCTCCCGGCGGCAGTACGCCCAACTCTCTGCGAAGCACCCCGCTGCTGCCGCCGTCATCGGCCACGGTGACGATCGCGGTGATGTGACTGCTGTACCGCTTCAGCCCGCTCAGCAGGGTCGACAGACCTGTGCCGCCGCCGATCGCGACAATGCTGGGTCCGCGGTTGAGACGGCTCTTGGCGCGCAGCGCGTCCACCAGGATCGTGTCCTTGTCTGGGACAAGGGCGCGCTGAATCGACCCGAAGCTGCGGCTCTGGCCCCAGAGCAGAAGACCGATGCCCAACAGCACCACAAGGGGACCGGTGATCTCCCTTGGCAGCACCGCGGTGATGAAGCTGAGAAACCAGCTCAGGGTTTCCAGGATCCAGTAGATGGGCTTCAGATCTGCCCAGACCGCTGCTCCAAGCAGGGCCATGAGCAGGCCAAGGCCTGAGGTGAGTACCCAGCGCTTCACCACGAGACCGGGCTGCAGCCAGCGCACGGCGCGGCGGGAGCGCGTCAGCAGATCGCGCCGCCGCTGGTCTCTCAGCGCCTTGGCTTGTCGTTTTCTGCTCTGCGTGGTCACAGGCGCCAAGAAGCGTGAAGGCAGGGCGTCGCCTGAACTGTACGGAGATTGTCGACTCGAGCCAGGATGTGGCCCAAATGACGCGTCCCGCTGTGACCGAGTCCCAACCGGTGGTCGAGATGTGCGACCTAACGATGCAGTGGGGGTCGCGGCGTGTTCTGGACGCCGTCAACCTGGCGATGCAGCCCGGAGAGCGACTGGCGGTGGTGGGGCCATCTGGAGCCGGAAAATCCACGGTGCTGAGACTGCTGGCCGGGCTGCAGATGCCCACGGAGGGAGAACTGCGCCTGTTTGGAAAGCGTCAGAGTTATCTGCGCCTTGACCAGGACAATCCCCCCGACGTGCGCCTGGTGTTTCAGAACCCCGCCTTGCTGGCGTCGCTCACGGTCGGT from the Synechococcus sp. KORDI-100 genome contains:
- the yvcK gene encoding gluconeogenesis factor YvcK family protein; translated protein: MTTQSRKRQAKALRDQRRRDLLTRSRRAVRWLQPGLVVKRWVLTSGLGLLMALLGAAVWADLKPIYWILETLSWFLSFITAVLPREITGPLVVLLGIGLLLWGQSRSFGSIQRALVPDKDTILVDALRAKSRLNRGPSIVAIGGGTGLSTLLSGLKRYSSHITAIVTVADDGGSSGVLRRELGVLPPGDIRNCLAALSTEEPLLTRLFQYRFSAGSGLEGHSFGNLFLSALTAITGNLETAITASSRVLAVQGQVVPATNVDVRLWAELENGDRIEGESNIGKAPSPIVRLGCLPERPPALPRALEAIANADLILLGPGSLYTSLLPNLLVPELVSAIQASRAPRLYICNLMTQPGETDGLDVSGHLRAIEAQLASIGISRRLFTAVLAQDDLGSSPLVDHYRSRGADPVICNLDSLRQDGYDVMQAPLQGARPTATLRHDPRSLALAVMRFYRKHRRDASGRDQ